The window CGATCCTGAACCTGCGGACGCATCCCACATCATCCTCGATTGTCATGCTGGCGACGGTCGGTTTCGTGGTCTGGACCCATAATCTGGCCATCGGCGTGCTGGTCGGCGTGCTGCTGTCGGGGATCTTCTTTGCCGCCAAGATCGCACAGCTTTTCCGCGTGCGCTCTGAACTGTCGGCAGACGGGCGGGAACGCACCTATCTGATCGAGGGCCAGATGTTTTACGCCTCTGTCGAGGACTTCATGGCCGGTTTTGATTTCCGCGAGGCGCTGGACCGTGTGATCATCGACGTCAGTCGCGCACATATCTGGGATATCTCTACGGTGCAGGCGCTGGATATGGCGATCCTGAAATTCCGCCGCGACGGTGCCGAGGTCGAGTTGCGCGGCATGAACGAGGCATCCGAGACGATGGTCGACAAGCTGGCCGTCCACGACAAGCCCGGCGCGATGGACGCGCTGAACACGCATTGAGGAAAGGACAGGCCATGACGGAACGTGTCATCGCGCTGATCGACGGGTCCGACTATGCCCGCAGCACCTGCGACCATGCCGCCTGGGTCGCCAAGCGGTCCGGTATCGGGGTCGAACTTTTGCATGTGATCCCACCGGCCAAGGTGAAATCTGACCTTTCGGGCGCGATCCGCTTGGGCGCGCGCTCGGCGTTGCTGGCCGAGTTGTCGGAACTGGACGAAACCCGCTCCAAGCTGGCCAGCCGCCATGGCCGCGCCATTCTTGAGGACGCCGCCGAAATCGTGCGCGCCGGAGGGGTCGAGGATGTGCAGCAGCGTTTGCGCCACGGCGATCTGGTCGAAACCGTCGCTGAAATCGAACCCGAGGCGCGGCTGATCCTGATCGGCAAACGAGGCGAGAATGACGGCGGGGCGCAGGGCGGGCTGGGGTCTAACCTCGAGCGCGTGGTGCGCGCGGCCAAACGCCCGGTGCTGGTCTCTAGTCGGACCTTCACGCCTGTCGAACGGGTGCTGCTGGTCTGGGATGGCGGCGCGGCGGCTGGTCGCGCGCTGGAACGCATTGCAACACTGCCCTTCTATCGCGGGCTTTTCGTGCAGGTCACATCGGTCGGTGAACGCGACGGACAGCAGGCAGCCGTGGTCCGGCTGCGCGAAGCCGGCGTCGACGCCAAGGCCATGCGGCTGGACGATCCACAAGACGGCGCCATGGCCGGCGAAGTGGTGGCGGGCAATTTCCAGATGGTCGTGACCGGCGCTTACCGCCATTCACCGCTGCGTCATCTGATGGTCGGGTCGACCACCGACGCGCTGATCCGTGACTGCAAGGTTCCGCTGCTGCTGGTGCGCTAACTTGGCGCAGCCAGCAATTCTGACAGCCGCGCCCGTAAATCGTCGCTGATCGGC is drawn from Paracoccus tegillarcae and contains these coding sequences:
- a CDS encoding universal stress protein, which translates into the protein MTERVIALIDGSDYARSTCDHAAWVAKRSGIGVELLHVIPPAKVKSDLSGAIRLGARSALLAELSELDETRSKLASRHGRAILEDAAEIVRAGGVEDVQQRLRHGDLVETVAEIEPEARLILIGKRGENDGGAQGGLGSNLERVVRAAKRPVLVSSRTFTPVERVLLVWDGGAAAGRALERIATLPFYRGLFVQVTSVGERDGQQAAVVRLREAGVDAKAMRLDDPQDGAMAGEVVAGNFQMVVTGAYRHSPLRHLMVGSTTDALIRDCKVPLLLVR